One Phoenix dactylifera cultivar Barhee BC4 chromosome 14, palm_55x_up_171113_PBpolish2nd_filt_p, whole genome shotgun sequence DNA window includes the following coding sequences:
- the LOC103701338 gene encoding protein CELLULOSE SYNTHASE INTERACTIVE 3 produces the protein MLKSRSPEPQAPASPTSSTSSSESRESNGGEAMDDSECTMDMVARFLEQLHANMSSPSEKELITARLLAIARSRKEARTLIGTHSQAMPLFISILRSGTPTAKVNVAATLSALCKEEDLRVKVLLGGCIPPLLSLLKSKSSGSKKAAAEAIFEVSSGGLSDDHIGMKIFVTEGVVPTLWDLLNPKIKQDRVVEGFVTGALRNLCGDKDGYWRATLEAGGVEIITGLLSSDNTTAQSNAASLLARLISAFVDSVPKVIDAGAVKVLLHLLSRDNDISVRASAADALEALSSKSTMAKKAVVDAGGLPFLIGAVVAPSKECMQGESGHALQGHAVHALANICGGMSSLILYLGELSQAPRLAAPVADIIGALAYSLMVFEGNEEKIFDPALIEDILITILKPRDNKLVQDRILEALASLCGNACFSNLLDHSDAKKVLIGLITMASADAQEHLILSLTSLCCGGIGLWEALGKREGIQLLISFLGLSSEQHQEYAVALLGILTDQVEDSKWAITAAGGIPPLVQLLETGSQKAREHAAHVLWNLCCHSDDIRACVESAGAVPALLWLLKSGGPKGQEASSKALRKLIHYADSATINQLLALLLSDSLSSKSHAITVLGHVLTMASHKDLVQKGAPANKGLKSLVQVLNSSNEETQECAASVLADLFSTRPDICDSLATDEIVHPCMKLLTSKTQVVATQSARALGALSRPTKAKTTNRMSYIAEGDVKPLIKMAKTSPIDAAETAIAALANLLSDPQIAGEALEEDVISALTRVLGEGTLEGKKNASRALYQLLNHFPVGDVLTENSQYRFLVCALADSLAAMDMEGINSSDSLDALSLLASTKDNVNFTYPPWAALAEVPASLEPLVQCLAVGLPPVQDKEIEILSRLCRDQPVVLADLLVGRPGCIASLADRVMKSSSMEVRIGGAALLICAMKEYRQQSLDALEESGLLDKLIYVLVDMLKYHSNFISLEIEVRTTRSYMERNVFHHDGDEFEVPDPATILGGTVALWLLAIISSSHAKSKLTLMEAGGIEVLSDKLASYTANPQAEYIDTEGIWTSALLLAILFQDEMVVQSSATMRVIPSLAFLLKSDEVADKYFAAQAMASLVCTESKGIRLAIANSGAVGGAITLIGHVESDMPNLVALSKEFDLENNPGQVVLKHLFEIEDVRNGAAARKSIPLLVDLLRPMPDRPGAPPIAVHLLTQIAEGNEANKLAMAEAGALEALTKYLSLSPQDSTETTITDLLAILYSNSDLLHHEASLSTLNQLIAVLCLGSRNARFSAARTLQELFDAENIRDTEMARQAIQPLVDMLDAGSEREQQAALVALIKLTAGNVSKASALTDADSNPLDSLHRILSASSSLELKKNAADLCYVLFGNSSVRAMPIVSECIQPLISLMMSDSIVVVESGVRALERLLDDEHHADIAATNEVVDLLVRFISGMNYQLSEASISALIKLGKDRPQCKLDMVKAGIIDSSLEMILDAPSSVSSSIAELLRILTNNSGIAKSSAAARMVEPLFLVLQRPDFTMWGQHSALQALVNILEKPQSLATLRLTPSQVIEPLISFLESPSQAIQQLGTELLSHLLEQEHFQQDITTKNAVVPLVQLAGIGILSLQQTAIKALESISVSWPKAVADAGGIFELSKVIVQDDPQPSHALWESAALVLSNVLQANPEYYFKVSLLVLVRLLHSTMKSTVTVALSALIVQERNNASSAVLMAEAGAIDALLELLRSHQCEEAAGRLLEALFNNVRVREMKVSKYAIAPLSQYLLDPQTRSQPAKFMATLALGDLFQHDVLARASDSVSACRALISLLEDQPTEEMRMVAICALQSLVMHSRTNRRAVAEAGGILVVQELLLSSNTEVAAQAALLIKYLFSNHTLQEYVSNELIRSLTAALEKELWSTATINEEVLRTIYVIFTNFKKLRTSEAATLCIPHLVGALKSGSETAQESVLDTLCLLKESWSQMNEDIAKAQALIAAEAIPILQLLMKTCPPSFHERADSLLHCLPGCLTVTIKRGNNLKQTMGSTNAFCRLKIGNGPPRQTKVVNHSTCPEWKEGFTWAFDVPPKGQKLYILCKSKNTFGKTTLGRVTIQIDKVVTEGVYSGFFSLNHDGNRDGSSRTLEIEIIWSNRTSSDGL, from the exons ATGCTGAAGTCTCGCTCACCAGAGCCTCAAGCACCCGCTTCTCCTACATCTTCtacatcatcatctgaatctcg aGAATCTAATGGAGGAGAAGCGATGGATGACTCTGAATGCACCATGGACATGGTGGCTCGCTTCTTGGAGCAGCTTCATGCAAACATGTCTTCTCCATCCGAGAAAGAGCTGATAACTGCACGGCTGCTTGCAATTGCCAGATCGCGAAAGGAGGCGAGGACTTTGATAGGTACCCATTCCCAGGCCATGCCACTTTTCATCTCCATTCTTAGAAGTGGAACACCGACTGCAAAAGTGAATGTGGCTGCAACCCTCAGTGCTCTCTGCAAGGAAGAAGATCTACGAGTTAAGGTCCTTCTGGGAGGTTGCATACCACCATTACTCTCTCTTCTGAAGTCCAAATCTTCTGGGTCGAAGAAGGCTGCGGCTGAAGCCATCTTCGAAGTTTCCTCTGGTGGGCTTTCCGATGATCACATTGGCATGAAAATATTTGTTACTGAGGGTGTAGTGCCAACCCTTTGGGACCTGCTCAACCCTAAGATTAAGCAAGACAGGGTGGTTGAGGGTTTTGTGACTGGGGCCCTGAGGAATCTTTGTGGTGACAAGGATGGGTATTGGAGGGCCACGCTTGAGGCTGGGGGGGTGGAGATTATCACAGGCCTTCTTTCATCAGACAACACCACTGCCCAATCAAATGCCGCTTCCCTTTTGGCCCGGTTGATCTCAGCCTTTGTTGATAGTGTTCCTAAAGTCATAGATGCTGGAGCTGTTAAAGTGCTCCTCCACCTTCTAAGTCGGGATAATGATATTTCTGTCCGAGCTAGTGCTGCTGATGCTTTAGAGGCCCTTTCATCCAAGTCCACCATGGCTAAGAAAGCTGTGGTGGATGCTGGTGGCCTTCCATTTCTCATTGGTGCAGTGGTAGCTCCTTCCAAGGAGTGCATGCAAGGAGAGTCTGGTCATGCTCTACAGGGACATGCGGTTCATGCTTTGGCAAATATTTGTGGTGGTATGTCTTCTCTAATACTTTACCTTGGAGAACTCTCCCAAGCTCCTCGCTTGGCTGCTCCAGTTGCTGATATAATTGGAGCACTAGCATATTCCCTGATGGTTTTTGAGGGCAATGAAGAAAAGATATTTGACCCAGCTCTGATCGAAGATATCTTAATAACAATACTAAAGCCTCGTGACAATAAATTGGTCCAGGACCGCATTCTTGAGGCTCTTGCCAGCCTCTGTGGCAATgcttgtttctccaatttgcttgATCATTCCGATGCAAAGAAGGTACTCATTGGGTTGATAACTATGGCTTCTGCTGATGCTCAGGAACATCTTATCCTTTCCTTAACGAGCTTATGCTGTGGTGGTATTGGACTATGGGAAGCTCTTGGGAAGAGAGAGGGCATTCAGTTGCTGATATCATTTCTTGGGCTTTCTAGTGAGCAGCATCAGGAGTACGCAGTTGCTTTGCTGGGAATTTTGACAGACCAAGTAGAAGACAGCAAGTGGGCTATTACAGCTGCTGGGGGCATCCCTCCATTGGTGCAGTTATTGGAAACAGGGTCACAAAAAGCAAGGGAACATGCAGCTCACGTGCTATGGAACTTGTGCTGTCACAGCGATGACATTCGTGCATGTGTCGAGAGTGCTGGGGCTGTCCCAGCGCTATTATGGCTTCTGAAGAGTGGTGGCCCAAAAGGGCAAGAAGCTTCATCTAAGGCACTCAGGAAGCTAATACATTATGCCGATTCTGCTACCATCAATCAGTTGTTGGCCTTGCTCCTAAGTGACTCTCTCAGTTCTAAGTCCCATGCTATTACAGTCCTGGGTCATGTGCTAACTATGGCTTCCCATAAAGACTTGGTGCAGAAGGGTGCTCCAGCTAATAAAGGACTTAAGTCTCTTGTCCAAGTTCTCAACTCATCAAATGAAGAAACTCAAGAGTGTGCCGCTTCTGTTCTAGCCGATCTATTTAGTACCCGACCGGATATCTGTGACAGTCTTGCTACTGATGAGATTGTCCATCCATGTATGAAGCTCTTGACCAGCAAAACTCAAGTTGTTGCAACACAATCAGCTCGGGCTTTGGGTGCATTGTCCCGTCCAACTAAGGCTAAAACTACAAATAGGATGTCTTACATAGCAGAGGGTGATGTTAAGCCTCTTATTAAGATGGCAAAAACATCACCGATTGATGCTGCTGAAACTGCAATAGCTGCTTTGGCAAATCTTCTCTCAGACCCGCAGATTGCTGGAGAAGCTCTAGAAGAAGATGTTATCTCAGCACTGACAAGAGTGCTAGGAGAAGGTACATTGGAAGGCAAGAAAAATGCTTCACGCGCTCTTTATCAGTTACTGAACCACTTCCCAGTTGGTGATGTGCTTACTGAAAACTCTCAATATCGTTTTTTAGTTTGTGCACTTGCTGATTCCTTAGCTGCTATGGACATGGAAGGCATTAATTCCTCAGATTCACTGGATGCACTGTCTTTGCTGGCTAGCACAAAGGATAATGTGAACTTCACCTATCCCCCTTGGGCTGCCCTTGCTGAAGTTCCAGCAAGTTTGGAGCCTTTGGTTCAATGCCTGGCTGTTGGGCTTCCTCCTGTGCAAGATAAGGAAATTGAAATCCTCTCAAGGCTCTGCAGGGACCAACCTGTTGTACTTGCTGATCTCTTAGTAGGAAGGCCAGGGTGCATAGCCTCCCTTGCTGATAGAGTTATGAAGTCGTCTAGTATGGAAGTGAGAATTGGCGGGGCAGCACTTCTGATATGTGCTATGAAGGAGTACAGGCAACAGTCATTAGATGCGCTTGAAGAATCAGGACTTTTAGATAAGCTCATCTATGTGCTAGTCGATATGTTGAAATATCACTCCAATTTCATCTCCCTAGAAATTGAAGTCCGAACAACTAGAAGTTATATGGAAAGAAATGTATTTCATCATGACGGGGATGAATTTGAGGTTCCTGATCCAGCAACTATATTGGGAGGAACGGTTGCTTTGTGGTTGCttgcaattatttcttcttcccATGCTAAGAGTAAACTTACTCTCATGGAGGCTGGTGGTATTGAGGTTCTCTCAGATAAGCTTGCAAGTTACACTGCTAATCCACAG GCAGAGTACATAGATACAGAGGGCATATGGACCAGTGCCCTTCTCTTGGCTATTTTGTTCCAGGATGAAATGGTGGTTCAATCTTCAGCCACCATGCGGGTAATTCCATCTCTTGCTTTCTTGCTGAAGTCTGATGAAGTTGCTGACAAATACTTTGCTGCTCAAGCCATGGCTAGTCTTGTTTGTACTGAAAGTAAAGGGATACGGCTTGCTATTGCAAATTCTGGTGCTGTTGGAGGTGCAATAACTTTGATTGGACATGTAGAATCTGATATGCCAAACCTTGTTGCTTTGTCTAAAGAATTTGATTTGGAGAATAACCCCGGTCAAGTTGTTTTGAAGCATCTCTTCGAGATAGAAGATGTGAGAAACGGTGCAGCTGCACGCAAGTCCATACCCTTATTAGTTGACCTTTTGAGACCAATGCCAGATAGACCAGGTGCACCTCCAATTGCTGTTCACCTTCTGACTCAAATAGCAGAAGGAAATGAGGCAAACAAACTGGCGATGGCTGAAGCTGGGGCCCTGGAAGCTTTAACTAAATATCTCTCTTTGAGTCCTCAAGACTCAACTGAAACTACTATAACTGATCTTTTGGCAATCTTGTACAGCAACTCTGACCTTCTTCACCATGAAGCTTCATTAAGCACTTTGAATCAGCTCATAGCTGttctatgtttgggctcaagaAATGCTAGATTTAGTGCTGCGAGGACTTTGCAGGAACTTTTTGACGCAGAAAATATCAGAGATACTGAAATGGCCAGGCAAGCTATTCAACCACTAGTTGACATGCTTGATGCTGGATCTGAGAGGGAGCAACAGGCTGCACTCGTTGCATTGATCAAACTGACTGCTGGAAATGTTTCCAAGGCATCAGCATTGACTGATGCTGATAGTAATCCACTCGATAGTCTTCACAGAATTTTGTCAGCCAGCTCATCCTTGGAACTCAAGAAAAATGCCGCTGACCTCTGCTATGTTTTATTTGGGAACTCAAGTGTACGTGCAATGCCAATTGTGTCAGAATGTATACAGCCCTTAATATCACTAATGATGTCAGACTCAATTGTGGTGGTTGAATCTGGTGTCCGAGCTCTTGAGAGATTGCTGGATGATGAACACCATGCAGATATTGCAGCAACAAATGAAGTTGTGGATCTTCTTGTTAGATTTATTTCTGGGATGAATTATCAACTCTCAGAGGCAAGTATAAGTGCTCTTATAAAATTGGGAAAAGACCGGCCTCAATGCAAGCTGGACATGGTTAAAGCTGGAATTATCGACAGTTCACTTGAGATGATCCTCGATGCACCTAGTTCAGTTAGTTCTTCAATTGCAGAGTTGCTTCGCATTCTAACGAATAACAGTGGTATTGCTAAAAGCTCAGCCGCCGCAAGAATGGTAGAACCTCTTTTTTTGGTTTTACAACGTCCAGATTTTACCATGTGGGGACAACACAGTGCCTTGCAAGCACTTGTAAATATTCTGGAGAAGCCACAAAGCCTCGCAACTTTGAGATTAACTCCGAGTCAAGTAATTGAGCCTTTGATATCATTTTTGGAGTCCCCATCCCAAGCCATCCAGCAGCTTGGCACTGAATTACTGTCTCATCTTCTGGAACAGGAACATTTCCAGCAGGATATTACTACAAAAAATGCAGTGGTTCCTCTTGTACAGCTTGCTGGAATTGGAATTTTGAGCTTACAGCAAACAGCGATTAAAGCACTAGAGAGTATTTCTGTTAGCTGGCCCAAAGCTGTAGCAGATGCTGGGGGCATCTTTGAGCTTTCCAAAGTCATTGTCCAGGATGATCCCCAACCAAGTCATGCATTATGGGAGTCAGCAGCACTAGTTTTATCAAATGTCCTCCAAGCTAATCCTGAATACTACTTCAAAGTTTCATTATTAGTGCTTGTGAGGTTGTTGCACTCAACAATGAAGAGTACCGTCACAGTAGCTCTCAGTGCCCTCATTGTTCAGGAGAGAAATAATGCTTCAAGTGCTGTATTGATGGCTGAGGCTGGTGCCATAGATGCGCTGTTAGAGCTTCTAAGATCTCATCAATGTGAAGAAGCTGCTGGTAGACTGCTAGAAGCATTATTTAACAATGTGAGAGTGCGAGAAATGAAAGTTTCCAAATATGCAATAGCTCCTCTTTCCCAATATCTGTTGGATCCACAAACTAGATCACAGCCTGCGAAGTTTATGGCAACTCTTGCATTGGGTGATCTTTTCCAGCATGATGTACTTGCTAGAGCTAGTGACTCCGTATCTGCATGCCGTGCACTAATTAGCCTGCTGGAAGACCAGCCAACAGAAGAGATGAGAATGGTAGCAATTTGTGCCTTGCAAAGCTTGGTTATGCATAGTAGGACAAATAGGCGTGCAGTAGCGGAGGCCGGGGGGATATTGGTAGTACAGGAACTGCTGCTGTCATCAAATACTGAAGTTGCTGCACAGGCTGCATTGTTGATCAAATATTTATTCTCAAATCATACACTCCAAGAATATGTTTCAAACGAGCTCATTAGATCTCTGACTG CGGCCTTGGAGAAGGAGTTGTGGTCGACAGCTACCATTAATGAGGAAGTCTTGAGAACCATCTACGTGATATTTACCAACTTCAAAAAGCTCCGCACATCTGAAGCAGCCACCCTGTGCATTCCGCATTTGGTGGGTGCGTTGAAGTCTGGAAGTGAGACTGCTCAAGAGTCCGTGCTGGACActctttgtttattaaaagaATCATGGTCACAAATGAACGAAGATATTGCGAAGGCACAAGCCTTGATTGCTGCAGAAGCCATTCCTATACTGCAATTACTTATGAAAACCTGCCCACCGAGTTTCCATGAGAGAGCAGATAGTTTGCTACACTGCTTACCAGGATGCTTAACGGTGACCATCAAGCGTGGGAATAACTTGAAGCAGACTATGGGGAGCACAAATGCTTTCTGTCGGCTTAAAATAGGAAATGGTCCTCCAAGGCAAACCAAG GTTGTGAACCATAGCACATGCCCGGAATGGAAGGAGGGTTTTACTTGGGCATTCGATGTTCCTCCAAAAGGACAGAAGCTATATATACTCTGCAAAAGCAAGAATACATTTGGAAAG ACAACTCTTGGGAGGGTCACCATTCAGATAGACAAAGTCGTGACTGAAGGAGTATACAGTGGATTTTTCAGCCTCAACCATGATGGTAACAGGGATGGGTCATCACGAACACTTGAAATTGAGATCATATGGTCTAATCGGACATCCAGTGATGGACTGTAA
- the LOC103701337 gene encoding N-glycosylase/DNA lyase OGG1, which produces MTKRRRLKPPPPLAASTPPSPPPPLATPPKQNPSPNPNPKPAASRTKTQRSLAPSLLHSNATSAGWEPLHISRSELSLPLSLPTGQTFRWRRTAADCFTGVVGPHLLSLKHLEGDPAGHVAFLLHGPSSASAAALSALGDYLNLGVSLADLWQGFAQADPRFAELAQRFGGGARVLRQDPVECVFQFLCSSNNNIGRIERMVGMLSSFGEYLGTVGGFDFHEFPSLDRLSLVSEQELREAGFGYRAKYVVGTVKALQAKPGGGAEWLASLRGLELHEVVDALCTLPGVGPKVAACIALFSLDQHHAVPVDTHVWQIAVQYLMPELAGMSLTPKLCNRVAEAFVARFGKYAGWAQNVLFIGELSSQKALGASDVTVSSQPKSAKRKRKKNKVAREVSSQGG; this is translated from the exons ATGACCAAGCGGCGGCGGCTAAAACCTCCGCCGCCGCTGGCGGCCTCAacacctccttctcctcctcctccgctggCGACACCACCAAAGCAAAACCCTAGCCCTAACCCTAATCCTAAGCCGGCAGCCTCCCGGACCAAAACGCAGCGGTCCCTCgccccctctctcctccactCCAACGCCACCTCCGCCGGATGGGAGCCCCTACATATCTCCCGCTCCgagctctccctccccctctcccttcccACTGGCCAGACCTTCCGGTGGCGGCGCACCGCTGCCGATTGCTTCACTGGCGTCGTTGGGCCCCACCTCCTCTCCCTCAAGCATCTCGAAGGTGACCCCGCCGGCCACGTCGCCTTCCTCCTCCACggcccctcctccgcctccgccgctGCGCTCTCCGCCCTAGGGGACTACCTCAATCTTGGCGTCTCCCTCGCCGACCTCTGGCAAGGCTTCGCCCAGGCCGACCCCCGCTTCGCCGAGCTTGCCCAGCGGTTCGGCGGTGGCGCCCGCGTCCTTCGGCAGGACCCGGTGGAGTGCGTCTTCCAGTTCCTCTGTTCCTCAAATAACAACATTGGGAGGATCGAGAGGATGGTCGGCATGCTTTCATCGTTCGGGGAGTATCTCGGGACTGTCGGTGGGTTCGACTTCCATGAGTTCCCGTCGCTGGACAGGCTGTCCCTCGTCTCGGAACAGGAGCTCCGGGAGGCTGGCTTTGGTTACAG GGCAAAGTACGTTGTTGGTACAGTTAAGGCTTTGCAAGCGAAGCCTGGTGGAGGTGCTGAATGGCTCGCTTCTCTTCGTGGCTTGGAGCTTCATGAGGTGGTGGATGCCCTTTGCACTTTGCCTGGAGTTGGACCGAAGGTTGCTGCCTGTATTGCTCTTTTTTCCCTCGACCAGCACCATGCCGTCCCTGTTGATACTCATGTGTGGCAG ATTGCAGTGCAATATCTCATGCCAGAGCTTGCAGGCATGAGCCTGACACCGAAGCTTTGCAATCGTGTGGCTGAGGCATTTGTGGCCAGATTTGGTAAATATGCTGGTTGGGCACAAAATGTACTCTTTATAGGTGAGCTATCGTCGCAGAAGGCACTTGGGGCATCAGATGTTACCGTCAGCAGCCAGCCAAAGTCTGCTAAGAGAAAACGCAAGAAAAACAAAGTGGCTCGAGAAGTATCCTCCCAGGGTGGATAA